One window of Mauremys reevesii isolate NIE-2019 linkage group 4, ASM1616193v1, whole genome shotgun sequence genomic DNA carries:
- the C4H11orf58 gene encoding small acidic protein isoform X1 — protein MSSARETQPRHGMKRAASPDQGSSSWEAVDLGNEERKQKFLRLMGAGKKEHTGRLVIGDHRSTSHFRTGEEDKKMNEDLESQFQQSMDSTMSGRNRRHCGLGFSELEEAEGQDDVNRYSPEPESPEDSESDSESEQEESAEELQSAEKDSEADDPESKKDVKSNYKMMFVKSSGS, from the exons ATGAGTTCGGCCAGGGAGACGCAGCCCCGCCACGGCATGAAGCGAGCGGCCTCCCCCGAT CAGGGATCGAGCAGCTGGGAGGCAGTAGATTTAGGTAATGAAGAAAGAAAGCAAAAGTTCTTGAGACTTATGGGAGCAGGAAAG AAAGAACACACTGGCCGCCTTGTTATCGGAGACCACAGATCAACTTCTCATTTCAGAACAG GGGAAGAAGACAAGAAAATGAATGAAGACCTAGAGTCTCAGTTCCAGCAAAGCATGGACAGCACTATGTCCGGAAGAAATCGACGACACTGTGGACTTGGTTTCAGTGAG ctggaggaggctgaaggaCAAGATGATGTGAACAGATACTCTCCTGAACCTGAAAGTCCAGAGGACTCTGAAAGTGACTCTGAGTCAGAGCAAGAGGAATCTGCAGAAGAACTGCAATCTGCTGAAAAAGACAGTGAAGCTGATGATCCAGAAAGCAAGAAAGATGTGAAAAGCAATTATAAAATGATGTTTGTTAAATCCAGCGGCTCATAA
- the C4H11orf58 gene encoding small acidic protein isoform X2 — MSSARETQPRHGMKRAASPDGSSSWEAVDLGNEERKQKFLRLMGAGKKEHTGRLVIGDHRSTSHFRTGEEDKKMNEDLESQFQQSMDSTMSGRNRRHCGLGFSELEEAEGQDDVNRYSPEPESPEDSESDSESEQEESAEELQSAEKDSEADDPESKKDVKSNYKMMFVKSSGS, encoded by the exons ATGAGTTCGGCCAGGGAGACGCAGCCCCGCCACGGCATGAAGCGAGCGGCCTCCCCCGAT GGATCGAGCAGCTGGGAGGCAGTAGATTTAGGTAATGAAGAAAGAAAGCAAAAGTTCTTGAGACTTATGGGAGCAGGAAAG AAAGAACACACTGGCCGCCTTGTTATCGGAGACCACAGATCAACTTCTCATTTCAGAACAG GGGAAGAAGACAAGAAAATGAATGAAGACCTAGAGTCTCAGTTCCAGCAAAGCATGGACAGCACTATGTCCGGAAGAAATCGACGACACTGTGGACTTGGTTTCAGTGAG ctggaggaggctgaaggaCAAGATGATGTGAACAGATACTCTCCTGAACCTGAAAGTCCAGAGGACTCTGAAAGTGACTCTGAGTCAGAGCAAGAGGAATCTGCAGAAGAACTGCAATCTGCTGAAAAAGACAGTGAAGCTGATGATCCAGAAAGCAAGAAAGATGTGAAAAGCAATTATAAAATGATGTTTGTTAAATCCAGCGGCTCATAA